In Gavia stellata isolate bGavSte3 chromosome 28, bGavSte3.hap2, whole genome shotgun sequence, a single genomic region encodes these proteins:
- the LOC132319566 gene encoding feather keratin Cos1-1/Cos1-3/Cos2-1-like, whose protein sequence is MSCYDQCQPCQPCQPCGPTPLANSCNEPCVRQCQNSTVVIQPSPVVVTLPGPILSSFPQNTVVGSSTSAAVGSILSCDGVPITSGCCDLSCITSRYCGRRCPPC, encoded by the coding sequence ATGTCCTGCTACGaccagtgccagccctgccagccctgccagccctgcggcCCAACCccgctggccaacagctgcaatgagccctgtgtcaggcagtgccagaactccacCGTCGTCATCCAGCCCTCTcccgtggtggtgaccctgcctggTCCtatcctcagctccttcccgcagaaCACCgttgtgggatcctccacctccgctgctgttggcagcatcctcagctgtgatggagtgcccatcacctctggctgctgtgacctCTCCTGCATCACTAGCCGCTACTGCGGCAGGAGGTGCCCCCCCTGCTAA